In a genomic window of Desulfovibrio sp. JC022:
- a CDS encoding flagellar hook assembly protein FlgD translates to MGYVGFSNILGRAEADMAASNQPTHKSQLGQDDFLKLLLTQMQNQDPANPMEDKEYMAQMAQFSSLEQLTQVNSNIKTMINNGTQEQMVSAVGFIGKEVKAEGYTVSREGDKVSKVFYGLGEPVANAFINIYDKNQNLMRTVQLGSKAEGTYEFEWDGKNWAGKDVPDGVYTIAMAAEDANGSPVMVKTEVSGEVSGVVSEGGQQFLHLKDGRYINFLNIKEVVSPTDVSDSSSESPDSSSS, encoded by the coding sequence ATGGGATACGTAGGGTTCAGTAACATACTTGGCAGGGCAGAAGCCGATATGGCAGCAAGCAACCAGCCAACGCATAAAAGTCAGTTGGGGCAGGATGATTTTCTGAAGCTCCTTCTTACCCAGATGCAGAATCAGGACCCGGCGAATCCCATGGAAGATAAAGAGTACATGGCGCAGATGGCACAGTTCTCCAGCCTTGAACAGCTCACTCAGGTGAACAGTAACATCAAGACTATGATCAATAACGGCACTCAGGAACAGATGGTCTCCGCAGTCGGCTTCATCGGCAAGGAAGTTAAAGCGGAAGGTTACACTGTCAGCCGTGAAGGAGACAAGGTCAGTAAGGTCTTTTACGGTCTTGGAGAACCGGTGGCAAATGCGTTCATCAATATTTACGACAAAAACCAGAATCTTATGCGCACAGTTCAGCTCGGCTCGAAGGCTGAAGGGACCTACGAGTTCGAATGGGACGGAAAGAACTGGGCAGGCAAAGATGTTCCGGACGGTGTTTACACTATCGCCATGGCGGCGGAAGACGCAAACGGCAGCCCGGTAATGGTTAAGACGGAAGTCAGTGGCGAAGTCTCGGGAGTTGTTTCCGAAGGTGGTCAGCAGTTTCTGCACCTTAAAGACGGTCGTTACATCAACTTCCTCAACATCAAGGAAGTAGTAAGTCCGACGGATGTTTCCGATTCATCAAGTGAATCACCTGATTCATCTTCAAGCTAA
- a CDS encoding flagellar hook-length control protein FliK, whose protein sequence is MKILPHLDQKQQDLSSLLDRTSLSEYSFRSSMFDNFLYSSQSEAQAAYQPVQDIVNDASSVYEEAVSYTESETASEYIDEAAESVAMQSVEEQPQDLQVSREDWNEIKEELEEYGLDKKDIADLEEKVMSENGLTYGQLVSELSGMMKGMKGITLSPVQEQNLNSIFSQLGFNPAESKGLLASIRQGKLSDVVEKMQAKLASMPDSAKLQLSEDEAKTLTDLFKLGGGAGKKISQLLSSEGATAGDFKKGFSVLKTALAQQQADQDAKDLKLVKSVASSLHSAMEKASDQSPSMVRMASAEVISDSMGASKDVSESAKQDVQNGQNGENSAQKDSNPNLKGDSSPGKQNAGQSDDKNSNRHWLEQLLSDSDDVDTWNDFFGKLSDESFVKGEGNLNGNIFGNGMGTLQSAVKSAQVGKTSTVWENTARSNVLEQVQEGIFKNLGQGRKQLTLQLNPHDMGTVNVMLQVKNKDVQATIRAENPETAKVIAEQLEVVKQALEEQGLKVEKLEVQTGISDGQTDSSWKNAEDHNSAQYQEMMSEMRKRWQTLRQEGTSLAQEMQSLDQKAQISQSGLYIVA, encoded by the coding sequence ATGAAAATACTTCCACATCTCGATCAAAAACAGCAGGACTTGAGCAGTCTTTTGGACAGAACGTCTTTGTCTGAATATTCTTTTCGCTCATCAATGTTCGATAATTTCCTTTATTCCAGCCAGTCGGAAGCTCAGGCAGCTTACCAGCCGGTTCAGGATATCGTGAATGATGCCAGCTCCGTTTATGAGGAGGCGGTATCTTATACCGAATCTGAAACCGCATCTGAGTATATTGATGAAGCTGCGGAAAGTGTGGCTATGCAGTCTGTCGAAGAGCAGCCGCAGGATCTTCAGGTCAGCCGTGAGGACTGGAATGAAATCAAGGAAGAGCTCGAAGAGTACGGACTTGATAAAAAAGATATCGCCGATCTTGAAGAAAAGGTGATGAGTGAAAACGGGCTTACCTACGGGCAGCTTGTGTCTGAGCTTTCCGGCATGATGAAGGGCATGAAGGGGATTACGCTCAGCCCGGTTCAGGAACAGAACCTGAACTCTATTTTTTCCCAGCTCGGTTTTAATCCGGCAGAATCCAAGGGGCTGCTGGCTTCCATCCGTCAGGGTAAGCTCAGTGATGTGGTTGAAAAGATGCAGGCCAAGCTCGCATCCATGCCCGATTCCGCCAAGCTTCAGCTTTCAGAAGATGAGGCAAAGACATTAACCGATCTGTTCAAACTTGGCGGTGGTGCCGGTAAGAAGATTTCCCAGCTGCTCAGTTCAGAGGGAGCAACTGCCGGTGATTTCAAGAAAGGTTTTTCAGTCCTCAAGACGGCACTTGCTCAGCAGCAGGCTGATCAGGATGCCAAGGATCTTAAGCTGGTCAAGTCTGTAGCCAGCTCATTGCATTCAGCTATGGAAAAAGCTTCCGACCAGTCTCCCAGCATGGTGCGCATGGCCTCCGCTGAAGTAATCAGCGATTCCATGGGTGCGTCCAAGGATGTCAGCGAGAGTGCTAAGCAGGACGTCCAAAATGGGCAGAATGGAGAGAATTCTGCACAGAAGGACAGCAATCCCAATCTGAAGGGGGACTCCAGTCCGGGCAAGCAGAATGCCGGACAATCTGATGATAAGAACTCCAACCGCCATTGGCTGGAGCAGCTTCTTTCTGATTCTGACGACGTGGACACTTGGAACGATTTTTTCGGAAAGCTTAGCGATGAATCCTTTGTGAAGGGCGAAGGTAATCTCAATGGTAATATTTTCGGTAACGGGATGGGAACCTTGCAAAGTGCGGTCAAGTCCGCACAGGTCGGCAAGACCAGTACCGTGTGGGAAAATACTGCCCGGTCCAATGTTCTTGAGCAGGTTCAGGAAGGGATTTTCAAGAATCTCGGTCAGGGACGCAAGCAACTGACATTGCAGCTTAATCCTCATGATATGGGCACTGTTAACGTGATGTTGCAGGTCAAGAACAAGGACGTTCAGGCCACTATCAGGGCGGAAAACCCCGAAACAGCGAAAGTTATTGCCGAGCAGCTCGAAGTTGTGAAGCAGGCTCTGGAAGAGCAGGGCCTCAAAGTGGAAAAACTTGAAGTCCAGACCGGTATTTCAGACGGTCAGACAGACTCTTCATGGAAAAATGCAGAAGACCATAACTCTGCGCAATATCAGGAGATGATGTCCGAAATGCGCAAGCGTTGGCAGACTTTAAGACAGGAAGGAACCTCTTTGGCCCAGGAAATGCAGTCTCTAGATCAGAAGGCACAAATTTCCCAGAGCGGGCTTTACATAGTGGCTTAA
- a CDS encoding glycosyltransferase family 9 protein → MSKRPILVLQMQRMGDLILSFPLFLWLERAYPGHPIWVVAEEKFFRPLMPVSPRVTYFPWEGVGVLRQNRYELVVNLSIREQAANLAGELHAESKLGAVASPGGTTHILGNWQLYRASVVENNRHNLFHWADLNALDCIPLSTLAATKWPQPRTLHKDSNRIGLFLGASEEAKRPSVRFWADLCAELLGRGLRPVLFGGPLEQGMGQEVACLCRGPVLDMSGKLNLGELIAVGQSLQLFITPDTGPMHLAAWSGLKVLNLSMGNVNPWETGPYQNGHYVLRSTMSCALGCWSCTRDKLYCHSPFTPSRIAVAAKRMIIDDRAGLQKMNMPGLRMSLSARNANGLYGLQQLSGSKAQSGDMLGLFWQQYFGLIFGLWDAVGAERVWDEFAVQKPLLAAKMRTHLPHLGKAFSKGLARSAPLDDSFWNSCPLVLRQFTGFIHLFLQNNDYNRQSWIRVLSYYEQLAAIFSRS, encoded by the coding sequence ATGTCCAAACGCCCGATACTTGTTCTTCAAATGCAGCGCATGGGAGATTTGATTCTCTCCTTTCCGCTTTTTCTCTGGCTGGAGAGGGCCTATCCCGGTCATCCCATCTGGGTGGTGGCTGAGGAGAAGTTTTTCCGTCCGCTCATGCCGGTCAGTCCAAGGGTTACCTATTTCCCTTGGGAAGGCGTGGGCGTGCTGCGTCAGAATAGGTATGAGCTGGTCGTTAACCTGAGTATTCGCGAGCAGGCTGCGAATCTTGCCGGGGAACTGCATGCCGAATCCAAGCTCGGCGCGGTGGCATCTCCGGGCGGAACAACCCATATCCTTGGTAATTGGCAGCTTTACCGGGCCAGTGTGGTGGAGAACAACCGCCATAATCTTTTTCATTGGGCGGATTTGAATGCCCTTGATTGCATTCCCCTAAGCACTCTTGCCGCTACAAAATGGCCGCAACCGCGCACTCTGCATAAAGATTCCAATCGCATCGGTCTTTTTCTGGGAGCCAGTGAGGAGGCCAAGCGTCCTTCGGTCCGTTTTTGGGCTGATTTGTGTGCGGAACTTTTGGGGCGGGGTTTGCGCCCTGTTCTTTTCGGCGGGCCGCTGGAGCAGGGCATGGGGCAGGAAGTGGCCTGTCTTTGCAGGGGGCCGGTTCTGGATATGTCCGGTAAACTCAATCTGGGTGAGCTTATTGCCGTGGGTCAGTCCCTGCAACTTTTCATTACCCCGGATACAGGCCCTATGCATCTGGCCGCATGGTCCGGGCTGAAGGTGCTCAACCTTTCCATGGGCAATGTGAATCCGTGGGAGACCGGACCGTATCAGAACGGGCATTATGTACTCCGTTCCACCATGAGTTGTGCCCTCGGCTGCTGGTCCTGCACCCGTGATAAGTTATATTGCCATTCCCCGTTTACTCCTTCGCGCATAGCTGTGGCTGCAAAGCGCATGATTATAGATGACCGGGCCGGTTTGCAGAAGATGAATATGCCGGGGCTGCGCATGTCCCTGTCTGCTCGTAATGCGAACGGTTTGTACGGCCTTCAGCAGTTAAGCGGCAGTAAAGCACAGTCCGGGGATATGCTGGGCCTGTTCTGGCAGCAGTATTTTGGTCTGATTTTCGGTCTCTGGGATGCTGTCGGAGCCGAGCGGGTATGGGATGAATTTGCTGTGCAGAAACCGTTGCTTGCAGCCAAGATGAGGACCCATCTTCCGCACCTTGGTAAAGCTTTCAGCAAGGGGCTTGCCCGCAGTGCTCCGCTGGATGATTCTTTTTGGAATTCGTGCCCGCTGGTTTTGCGGCAGTTTACAGGCTTCATTCACCTTTTTCTGCAAAATAATGACTATAACCGCCAGTCATGGATTCGTGTCCTTTCCTACTATGAACAGCTTGCGGCAATTTTTAGCCGGAGCTGA
- the fsa gene encoding fructose-6-phosphate aldolase, with translation MEFFLDTANLDEIRKAKAQGLMDGVTTNPTLLSREGGDWRKQAEAICAEVEGPVSLEVVGESAEEMIRMAEDLASFGDNVVIKVPMTDEGLVATKALYRKGVKTNVTLVFSPLQALLAAKAGATYVSPFVGRLDGISQDGMELIEQIRTIYDNYDFPTKVLVASIRHPMHVLDSALIGADVATIPYKVISQFAAHPLTDKGLAAFNADWDKLTK, from the coding sequence ATGGAGTTTTTTCTGGATACTGCAAATCTTGATGAGATTAGGAAGGCAAAGGCACAGGGGCTGATGGACGGAGTAACCACCAACCCGACCCTGCTTTCTCGCGAGGGCGGTGACTGGCGCAAGCAGGCCGAGGCCATCTGTGCCGAGGTTGAAGGTCCGGTCAGCCTTGAGGTGGTGGGAGAGAGTGCTGAAGAAATGATCCGCATGGCTGAGGACCTTGCCTCCTTTGGTGACAACGTGGTCATCAAGGTGCCCATGACCGATGAAGGATTGGTGGCAACCAAGGCTCTTTATCGCAAGGGTGTGAAGACCAACGTGACCCTTGTTTTTTCACCCTTGCAGGCTTTGCTGGCCGCCAAGGCGGGAGCTACTTACGTAAGTCCGTTCGTAGGCCGACTGGATGGAATTTCACAGGACGGTATGGAACTGATTGAGCAGATCCGCACTATTTATGATAATTATGATTTCCCCACCAAGGTGCTGGTGGCCTCCATCCGCCATCCCATGCATGTGCTGGATTCAGCCCTAATCGGTGCGGATGTGGCAACCATTCCATATAAGGTAATCAGCCAATTCGCGGCCCATCCTTTGACCGACAAGGGCTTGGCAGCGTTTAATGCGGATTGGGATAAGCTGACTAAGTAA
- the trpB gene encoding tryptophan synthase subunit beta, translated as MTDNATINADGFFGEYGGQYVPEQLLPILNELAETYEKFRKDPDFIKEFQYYLAKYSGRPTPLYLCSNLTEELGGAKIYLKREDLNHLGAHKVNNTIGQILLAKRMGKKKIIAETGAGQHGVATAATCALMGMECTIVMGEVDIERQKLNVFRMRMMGAKVVAATSGQKTLKEAVDEALAAWIGDAENTFYLLGSAVGPHPYPVMVRDFQSVIGREAKQQCLEDEGRLPDYCIACVGGGSNAIGMFADFIGEESVKLVGVEPSGRGLELGDHAATLSLGEPGVMHGFNSYMLKDEQGEPAPVYSISAGLDYPSVGPEHSHLKDLGRAQYEYASDKEATDAFFKLSQCEGIIPALESSHALAYALKLAPQLDKDKIIVVNLSGRGDKDVAQIEDMIAKGELELP; from the coding sequence ATGACTGACAACGCAACTATCAATGCAGACGGCTTTTTTGGTGAATACGGCGGACAGTACGTTCCCGAACAGCTTCTTCCCATCCTGAACGAGCTGGCGGAAACTTACGAAAAATTCAGAAAAGATCCCGATTTCATCAAGGAATTTCAGTACTACCTCGCAAAATATTCCGGCCGCCCCACTCCCCTCTACCTCTGTTCCAACCTCACTGAAGAACTCGGCGGTGCTAAAATCTACCTCAAGCGTGAAGACCTCAACCATCTCGGCGCGCACAAGGTCAACAACACCATCGGCCAGATCCTGCTGGCAAAACGCATGGGCAAGAAAAAAATCATCGCTGAAACTGGAGCTGGACAGCACGGCGTAGCCACTGCCGCAACCTGCGCGCTCATGGGCATGGAATGTACCATCGTCATGGGTGAAGTGGATATTGAACGCCAGAAGCTCAACGTATTTCGCATGCGCATGATGGGGGCGAAAGTTGTAGCGGCAACTTCCGGGCAGAAAACCCTTAAGGAAGCTGTGGATGAAGCTTTGGCCGCATGGATCGGTGATGCTGAAAATACTTTTTACCTGCTTGGTTCCGCAGTAGGCCCTCACCCCTATCCGGTCATGGTCCGCGACTTCCAGTCCGTAATCGGACGCGAAGCCAAGCAGCAGTGCCTTGAAGACGAAGGTCGTCTGCCTGATTACTGCATAGCCTGTGTTGGCGGCGGTTCCAATGCCATCGGTATGTTCGCGGATTTCATCGGTGAAGAATCCGTCAAACTGGTTGGCGTTGAGCCCTCTGGACGAGGTCTTGAACTCGGCGATCACGCCGCAACCCTTTCTTTAGGCGAACCCGGTGTAATGCACGGATTCAACTCCTACATGCTCAAGGACGAACAGGGCGAACCTGCTCCGGTTTACTCAATCTCCGCAGGACTCGATTACCCCAGCGTCGGACCTGAGCATTCCCATCTCAAGGATCTTGGTCGCGCTCAATACGAGTATGCTTCAGACAAGGAAGCAACAGACGCATTCTTCAAGCTTTCACAGTGCGAAGGAATCATCCCTGCCCTTGAGTCTTCCCACGCGCTGGCCTATGCCCTCAAGCTGGCACCGCAGCTCGACAAGGACAAGATCATCGTGGTCAACCTTTCCGGTCGCGGCGACAAAGACGTGGCCCAGATCGAAGACATGATCGCTAAAGGCGAACTTGAATTGCCATAG
- a CDS encoding YkgJ family cysteine cluster protein, producing MKNSLDEIIDSGLAHVFPFFETHPEMIKFLRDMSLAVCADCTNITPDMQQFPVLLAEKGSGLFDANFSAVQGQVESLDPDFKLACAAGCSYCCSSHITLTPQEAFRIALHLAANCSEDEFVRLTEECMVATGNFVSGQLKDFAKTYFRPCPFLKENRCSIYEVRPILCRNWISTDLEACKKSFNTKNKVTVPQNALIMVQKDLIFSGQQAYLAGFGIEGGIGSFMPMMAQILTDFEGSYAKWLSGEKLDGQM from the coding sequence ATGAAAAACAGCCTTGATGAAATTATCGACAGCGGGCTTGCCCATGTCTTTCCATTTTTTGAAACCCACCCGGAGATGATCAAATTTCTGCGTGATATGAGTTTAGCTGTATGTGCTGATTGTACAAATATTACTCCTGATATGCAGCAGTTTCCGGTCTTGCTGGCGGAGAAAGGGAGCGGGTTGTTTGATGCAAATTTCAGTGCGGTGCAGGGGCAGGTGGAAAGTCTGGACCCGGATTTCAAGCTTGCCTGTGCAGCAGGATGTTCTTACTGCTGCTCCTCGCATATCACCCTGACTCCGCAGGAGGCTTTTCGTATTGCTCTTCATCTGGCTGCAAATTGTTCTGAAGATGAATTTGTCCGCTTGACCGAGGAATGCATGGTTGCTACCGGTAATTTTGTTTCCGGTCAGCTCAAGGATTTTGCTAAAACATATTTCAGGCCCTGCCCGTTTTTAAAAGAGAACCGCTGCTCAATATATGAAGTGCGTCCCATTCTTTGTCGTAACTGGATTTCAACGGATCTTGAGGCTTGCAAGAAAAGTTTTAACACAAAGAATAAAGTCACTGTTCCGCAGAACGCATTGATCATGGTTCAGAAGGATCTGATTTTCAGCGGTCAGCAGGCTTATCTTGCCGGATTCGGTATTGAGGGGGGCATAGGATCTTTTATGCCTATGATGGCGCAGATTTTGACCGATTTTGAAGGCAGCTATGCCAAATGGTTGTCAGGTGAAAAATTAGACGGACAGATGTAA
- a CDS encoding bile acid:sodium symporter family protein has product MVNYLCRFIERHFLLLAVILSFAAFLEPSLFTWMKSHIALSLGIIMFGMGLTLEFSDFAVAIRNYRAVGLGVLLQYTIMPALAVVLSALLGLPQEALIGMVVVGACPGGTASNVIAHLAKANVALSVTMTLVSTCLAPLLTPLIIYVVLNQQIEIPFLPMVKSVFWIVIFPLVDGLVLRRLLRQRLDPLLHIFPSISIIVISMLIACIIGLNRDMLASFPLLVFVAVILHNMGGLGAGYGAGRLAGFSHRDSLTLAIEVGMQNSGLGVALATKYFGSVSALPGALFSLWHNISGVLLANRNRAVFSGGDDEKQP; this is encoded by the coding sequence ATGGTTAATTACCTGTGTCGCTTTATTGAACGGCATTTTCTTTTGCTGGCAGTCATTTTGAGTTTTGCCGCCTTTCTTGAGCCGTCACTATTCACATGGATGAAGTCCCATATAGCCCTCAGTCTGGGGATTATCATGTTCGGCATGGGGCTGACTCTTGAGTTCAGTGATTTCGCGGTGGCGATCAGGAATTATAGAGCTGTTGGGCTGGGTGTTCTGCTGCAATATACAATAATGCCCGCTTTGGCTGTTGTTCTGTCTGCTCTGCTGGGATTACCGCAGGAGGCCCTGATCGGCATGGTGGTTGTGGGAGCTTGTCCCGGCGGGACAGCTTCAAATGTTATCGCGCATCTGGCAAAGGCCAATGTCGCCCTTTCGGTGACTATGACTCTCGTTTCTACCTGTCTGGCCCCGCTGCTGACTCCGCTGATCATCTATGTAGTTCTTAACCAGCAGATTGAGATTCCATTTCTGCCCATGGTCAAATCGGTTTTCTGGATAGTTATTTTTCCGCTGGTGGACGGGTTGGTTCTGCGTAGATTGCTCAGGCAGAGGCTGGACCCTTTGCTGCACATTTTCCCTTCCATATCCATCATCGTAATATCCATGCTTATTGCCTGTATTATCGGTCTTAACCGGGATATGTTAGCTTCATTTCCGTTGCTTGTTTTCGTTGCCGTGATCCTGCACAATATGGGCGGATTAGGGGCCGGATACGGAGCAGGCAGGCTGGCCGGATTCAGCCACCGCGACAGTCTGACCCTTGCTATTGAAGTGGGGATGCAGAATTCAGGGCTGGGTGTTGCTCTGGCAACTAAATATTTTGGTAGTGTAAGTGCTTTGCCCGGTGCTTTGTTCAGTTTATGGCACAATATTTCGGGGGTGCTTCTTGCCAACCGCAACCGCGCAGTTTTTTCAGGAGGAGATGATGAAAAACAGCCTTGA
- a CDS encoding DUF2156 domain-containing protein → MNLNRAAKLRFLHSDDPGCLHTLLPYLKMYGNRCLSYSTTQPGLNHALLESSGYISWIETSTLLPGKNAVILSEPVCAPEQQLPLIKRMEKHLGKITLVQIGEKLAEILFEEGFSVYQIGVETELDIQTFSLTGKHKCSLRQWRNKCLKSGLTVEEKKLSEIDRQEIDKLCYNWLKGKGGKELSFLTRPMADTDEEGVRFFWTRKDGDLQALAGFDPLCSSGSTVGYYHNFDRICSGAVNGASAFTLLNAMDKFRLENKQILSLGLSPLSGMEQGYDLVGPLQKLAQFFYEYGEKIYPFKGNARHKSKFCGTKKKVYVASNAGWFRTMIAASTACGLEL, encoded by the coding sequence ATGAATTTAAACAGAGCTGCAAAACTTCGCTTTTTACACAGTGATGATCCGGGCTGTCTCCACACACTGCTGCCCTACCTGAAAATGTACGGCAACAGATGCCTGTCTTATTCGACAACACAGCCGGGGCTTAATCACGCCCTGCTGGAATCCAGCGGTTACATTTCTTGGATCGAAACCAGTACTCTCCTGCCCGGAAAAAATGCCGTAATCCTGTCCGAACCTGTCTGCGCCCCTGAACAGCAATTACCCCTGATAAAGAGGATGGAAAAACATTTAGGCAAAATAACCCTTGTCCAGATCGGGGAAAAGCTTGCTGAAATCCTGTTTGAAGAAGGGTTCAGTGTATATCAAATCGGAGTGGAGACAGAATTGGACATCCAGACATTTTCCCTCACCGGAAAACACAAATGCTCTCTCCGTCAATGGCGGAACAAGTGTTTGAAATCAGGACTTACGGTTGAGGAAAAAAAACTATCCGAAATTGACCGTCAGGAAATAGATAAACTCTGCTACAACTGGCTTAAAGGCAAGGGCGGCAAAGAATTATCCTTTCTGACCCGGCCCATGGCCGACACGGACGAAGAGGGGGTTCGGTTTTTCTGGACCCGAAAAGACGGGGATTTGCAAGCCCTTGCCGGATTCGACCCCTTATGCTCATCAGGCAGCACAGTTGGGTATTACCATAATTTCGACCGCATCTGCTCCGGGGCAGTGAATGGCGCATCAGCATTCACCCTGCTTAATGCCATGGATAAATTCCGCCTGGAAAACAAACAGATACTCAGCCTCGGGCTTTCGCCACTTTCCGGTATGGAACAGGGCTACGACCTTGTCGGGCCATTGCAAAAACTTGCACAGTTTTTCTATGAATATGGAGAGAAAATATATCCTTTTAAAGGGAATGCCAGGCACAAATCGAAATTCTGCGGAACAAAGAAAAAAGTATATGTAGCGAGCAATGCGGGCTGGTTCAGGACAATGATCGCGGCGTCAACTGCATGCGGACTGGAACTGTAA
- a CDS encoding Hpt domain-containing protein, giving the protein MMSGEKTGQDLFIINDDLRELIPHFVIHQFDELQQMESSLEAGNLKEVGRLGHSLKGAAANFCLDPLSRLGLAIQDVSKLGMEEALAPLVKKYRFYLDELRIQVS; this is encoded by the coding sequence ATGATGTCTGGAGAAAAGACAGGGCAAGACCTGTTCATCATTAATGACGATCTCAGAGAATTGATTCCGCATTTTGTGATTCATCAGTTTGATGAGTTGCAGCAGATGGAAAGCAGCCTGGAGGCTGGAAATCTGAAAGAAGTGGGACGGCTGGGGCACAGCCTGAAAGGAGCAGCCGCAAATTTTTGCCTTGATCCTCTTTCAAGGTTGGGTTTGGCGATTCAGGATGTTTCCAAGCTGGGCATGGAAGAAGCCCTTGCTCCTTTGGTAAAAAAATACCGTTTCTATCTTGATGAGTTGAGAATTCAGGTAAGTTAA